A single region of the Pseudomonas mandelii genome encodes:
- a CDS encoding flavin reductase family protein, whose amino-acid sequence MKINTAFTLMEPGPVVFVTTNDGRKNNIMTISWTMVMGFTPIFAITTGPWNYSYAALLKTKECVISIPTVDLIDCVIGVGTCSGADTDKFATFGLTPVKGKHVRSPLIKECLANIECKVVDIIEKHNIVVLEGLAAYIDESRKETRTLHSVGDGSFVVDGRKLDRREMMQSKLPEGVQVVSQ is encoded by the coding sequence ATGAAAATCAACACAGCATTCACACTGATGGAGCCAGGCCCGGTGGTCTTCGTCACCACAAATGATGGCCGCAAGAACAACATTATGACCATCTCGTGGACCATGGTGATGGGCTTCACGCCGATTTTTGCCATCACCACCGGGCCCTGGAACTATTCGTACGCCGCGCTTCTGAAAACCAAGGAGTGCGTCATTTCAATCCCCACTGTCGATTTGATCGATTGCGTTATTGGTGTGGGAACCTGTTCTGGTGCCGACACAGACAAGTTTGCAACCTTCGGATTGACGCCCGTGAAAGGCAAACATGTCAGGTCACCCTTGATTAAGGAATGCCTGGCCAATATCGAATGCAAGGTTGTCGATATCATCGAGAAACACAACATTGTTGTCCTCGAAGGCCTCGCCGCCTACATCGATGAGTCACGCAAAGAGACACGAACCCTTCATTCAGTGGGTGATGGTTCCTTTGTCGTGGACGGACGCAAACTGGATAGAA
- a CDS encoding ribose-phosphate diphosphokinase, with amino-acid sequence MLTDRPLLFALQGSEHYATRVAQRLGCQLALHEERDYEDGEHKCRPLASVNGREVVVFHALYGDDRQSANDKLCRLLFFCGALKDAGARHVQVVTPYLCYGRKDRRSQPQDPTITRYLAAMIEACHVDRLVALEVHNPAAFDNAFRIPTWNVQCTELFAEHFARFVGDADVVAVSPDSGGAKRAEQFRQALERHLGRSVGSALMEKHRAHATLTGALLVGDVSGKTAIVFDDLISTGETLKHAGLACQKGGASRLFAAATHGLFTAGSHLFDKPLFEHIAISDSVPPFRLSPECVTQHVHVIDSTALIATLLAESGAFDTV; translated from the coding sequence ATGCTCACCGACCGCCCGCTTCTTTTTGCCCTGCAAGGCAGTGAGCACTATGCAACACGCGTCGCGCAGCGGCTTGGCTGCCAACTGGCCCTGCATGAAGAGCGCGACTATGAAGATGGCGAACATAAATGCCGACCGCTGGCGTCGGTTAACGGTCGCGAGGTCGTGGTGTTCCATGCTTTGTATGGGGATGACCGGCAGAGCGCTAACGATAAGTTGTGTCGCCTGTTGTTCTTTTGCGGAGCACTCAAGGATGCCGGCGCTCGCCATGTGCAGGTCGTAACACCCTACCTCTGCTATGGACGAAAAGATCGTCGCAGCCAACCTCAAGACCCCACGATCACCCGCTACCTGGCGGCCATGATTGAAGCCTGCCACGTTGATCGTCTGGTTGCCCTGGAGGTGCATAATCCGGCCGCGTTCGACAATGCCTTTCGCATTCCAACGTGGAACGTGCAGTGCACAGAATTATTCGCCGAGCATTTCGCCAGGTTCGTCGGCGACGCCGACGTGGTGGCGGTGTCCCCGGATTCCGGTGGTGCCAAGCGCGCCGAACAGTTTCGTCAGGCCCTCGAACGACATCTGGGACGCTCAGTGGGCAGTGCGCTGATGGAAAAGCACCGTGCTCACGCGACGCTGACAGGCGCCCTGTTGGTGGGCGACGTATCGGGTAAGACAGCCATTGTTTTCGACGATCTGATCAGTACCGGTGAAACGCTGAAGCATGCGGGCCTTGCCTGTCAAAAGGGTGGAGCCAGCCGATTGTTTGCCGCGGCGACCCATGGTTTGTTCACGGCGGGCAGCCATCTGTTCGACAAGCCGCTTTTCGAGCACATTGCGATCTCTGACAGCGTGCCTCCATTTCGCCTATCCCCCGAGTGCGTGACGCAGCACGTGCACGTAATCGACAGCACCGCCCTGATAGCCACCTTGCTGGCTGAAAGTGGAGCATTCGATACCGTTTGA
- a CDS encoding phosphoribosyltransferase family protein: MSTQLASQRLRLYDSDELDGVLQAMARQAAILLPPAQSALIGIQRRGEPLAQRLQQHLSRQTGQPELPLYPLKVKRYADDLKVLHAQTELTENPLLGELDLANTTLLVVDDVLFEGHSLLRTCAYLAQLGARRVYTAVLVDRHVCQQPIRADIVGVHLQVAAHDIVECNVPPYEMEFCIEVLRHGAAR; this comes from the coding sequence ATGTCGACCCAACTTGCGAGTCAGCGTTTGCGCTTGTACGACAGCGATGAACTCGATGGCGTGCTGCAGGCGATGGCTCGCCAAGCGGCGATATTGTTGCCGCCCGCTCAATCGGCACTGATTGGCATCCAGCGTCGCGGCGAGCCGCTGGCACAGCGCTTACAGCAGCATCTTTCGCGTCAGACCGGCCAGCCAGAACTGCCGCTTTACCCCCTGAAGGTCAAGCGTTATGCCGATGACCTCAAGGTCCTGCATGCACAGACGGAATTGACTGAGAACCCACTTCTGGGCGAGCTGGACCTTGCCAATACCACCCTGCTTGTTGTCGACGATGTGCTTTTTGAAGGCCACTCCCTTCTGCGCACCTGTGCCTATTTGGCGCAGCTGGGCGCTCGTCGGGTCTACACTGCGGTATTGGTTGACCGGCATGTTTGCCAGCAACCGATCCGTGCCGACATTGTCGGCGTGCACCTGCAAGTTGCCGCCCATGACATCGTCGAATGCAACGTCCCGCCCTACGAAATGGAGTTCTGCATTGAAGTGTTGCGTCATGGTGCTGCCCGATGA
- a CDS encoding universal stress protein has protein sequence MSQYQRLLLIINPALRHSPAINHAAALAKASGASLHIAALVKPLEILSLLDEGVQEKARESYLQDHRDWLKNQATNLNALGLKVTTEVMWADDMKQDILDHVTEMQPDLLIKEVQHESALKRAFFTPLDWHLLRHCPIPVYLVGGGGHALPRKVVAAVDASDTAPADSELNERIIQQATNLALQCDAELHLLYACDLSGVYLADMGGLALPDITKELRTTEEQSFSKLAGRYGVPSDRRHFVLGHPVAALSDFANEQQVDVIVMGRVQYHGLEKLLGSTTEHILYQVPCSVLAV, from the coding sequence ATGAGCCAATATCAACGCTTGTTACTCATCATCAACCCGGCCCTGCGCCATTCCCCAGCGATAAACCATGCGGCCGCTCTGGCCAAGGCCAGCGGCGCGAGCTTGCATATTGCTGCGCTTGTAAAGCCGTTGGAGATACTGTCACTGCTTGACGAAGGCGTGCAGGAAAAAGCCCGGGAAAGCTACCTTCAGGACCATCGCGACTGGCTGAAAAACCAGGCAACCAATCTCAATGCGCTGGGGCTCAAAGTGACGACAGAGGTGATGTGGGCCGACGACATGAAGCAAGACATTCTTGATCACGTCACGGAAATGCAGCCCGACCTGCTGATCAAAGAAGTGCAGCACGAATCAGCGCTCAAACGCGCGTTCTTCACCCCGCTGGATTGGCATTTGTTGCGCCACTGCCCGATACCAGTCTATCTGGTGGGCGGCGGTGGTCATGCCTTGCCGCGCAAGGTCGTGGCGGCGGTTGACGCGTCGGATACGGCGCCTGCGGACAGCGAGCTGAACGAGCGGATCATTCAGCAAGCCACCAATCTGGCGTTGCAGTGCGATGCCGAGCTGCACCTGCTGTATGCCTGCGATCTTTCAGGGGTCTATCTGGCAGACATGGGGGGGCTGGCGCTTCCAGACATCACCAAAGAGTTGCGCACCACCGAGGAACAATCGTTCAGCAAATTGGCCGGTCGGTACGGCGTCCCCTCTGACCGTCGGCATTTTGTTCTCGGACATCCGGTCGCGGCGTTGAGCGATTTTGCCAACGAGCAGCAGGTGGATGTGATCGTGATGGGCCGAGTCCAGTACCACGGCCTGGAGAAGCTGCTGGGCAGCACGACCGAACATATTCTGTACCAGGTGCCTTGCAGTGTTCTGGCAGTCTAG
- a CDS encoding phosphoribosyltransferase: MSQSPSLQTTLEDRAEAGRRLVEPLLKYAHRPDVIVLALPRGGVPVAYEVVKALDVRLDLMLVRKLGVPSNPEFAMGAIASGGIQIRNEEALRAHPISPAAFDAVVARETRELQRREHLYRGARPPLQLKGQVVILVDDGLATGASMMAAIRAVRMQAPARIVVAVPVAPRETVDTLSFEVDEVICPLIPEWMMSIGYWYLSFPQTSDEEVIDLLQRAWQREAATDSASREPFDD; encoded by the coding sequence ATGAGTCAAAGCCCCTCATTACAAACCACATTGGAGGACCGGGCAGAAGCCGGTCGACGTCTGGTGGAACCGTTGCTCAAATACGCCCATCGACCCGATGTCATCGTCCTCGCCTTGCCCCGTGGCGGCGTTCCGGTTGCCTATGAAGTGGTCAAGGCCCTGGACGTGCGCCTGGACCTGATGCTGGTGCGCAAACTGGGCGTGCCGTCCAACCCCGAGTTCGCCATGGGTGCCATCGCCAGTGGCGGTATCCAGATCCGAAATGAAGAAGCGCTGCGGGCTCACCCGATTTCCCCGGCCGCATTCGACGCCGTGGTCGCGCGTGAAACACGGGAATTGCAGCGGCGGGAGCACCTGTACCGGGGCGCCCGGCCACCCTTGCAGCTCAAGGGGCAGGTGGTGATTCTGGTGGATGACGGCCTGGCGACGGGCGCCTCGATGATGGCGGCGATCCGCGCGGTGCGTATGCAGGCACCTGCTCGTATCGTCGTTGCCGTACCGGTTGCGCCGCGGGAAACGGTGGACACGCTGAGCTTCGAAGTCGATGAGGTGATCTGCCCACTCATACCTGAATGGATGATGTCGATCGGGTATTGGTACTTGAGTTTCCCCCAGACCTCGGACGAAGAAGTCATTGATTTGTTGCAACGGGCCTGGCAGCGAGAAGCCGCCACCGATTCCGCCTCGCGGGAACCTTTCGATGATTAA
- a CDS encoding dienelactone hydrolase family protein → MIKPQSRQLELREVELSADLRLPLQTDGLVIFVHGSGSGRLSPRNQFVAESLAKRGLASLLFDLLTEPEQRLDNLTGELRFDIALLARRLVDVIDWVGRDVELHSLRIGLFGASTGAAAALLAAAVRPEVVHAVVSRGGRTDLAGAALSQVRAPTLQIVGAQDPVVLELNDQSSQALRCEQQLEIVAGATHLFEEPGALEEVARLAGDWFEKYLHDPA, encoded by the coding sequence ATGATTAAGCCTCAATCTCGACAGCTGGAATTGCGTGAGGTTGAGTTATCGGCCGATCTGCGTCTGCCGCTGCAGACTGACGGTCTGGTGATCTTCGTGCACGGTAGCGGCAGTGGCCGTCTGAGCCCACGCAATCAGTTTGTCGCAGAGTCCTTGGCCAAGCGGGGGCTGGCGTCGCTGCTGTTCGACCTGCTCACGGAGCCAGAGCAACGCCTGGACAACCTCACCGGGGAGCTGCGTTTCGATATTGCCTTGCTCGCCAGGCGACTGGTGGACGTCATCGACTGGGTCGGTCGGGACGTGGAGTTGCACTCGCTGCGAATCGGTCTGTTCGGCGCAAGCACCGGTGCTGCGGCGGCGTTGTTGGCGGCGGCCGTGCGCCCGGAGGTGGTGCATGCGGTGGTCAGCCGCGGAGGGCGCACCGACCTGGCGGGGGCGGCATTGTCGCAGGTGAGGGCACCCACTCTGCAAATCGTAGGTGCCCAGGACCCGGTGGTGCTCGAACTGAATGATCAAAGCAGTCAGGCCTTGCGGTGTGAGCAGCAGCTGGAAATTGTGGCGGGCGCGACTCATCTTTTCGAAGAACCTGGAGCCCTTGAAGAAGTCGCCAGACTCGCTGGCGACTGGTTCGAGAAGTATTTGCACGACCCCGCCTGA
- a CDS encoding erythromycin esterase family protein, whose translation MNTPSQDMLDNLYGSPRHIDQAAIAPLLRQYAEPLPALDSSAFGEMFDRYADARVVMIGEASHGTSDFYRTRAAITQRLIEQHGFNIVAVEADWPDAGHVDQYVRGLAHSAWKRHIFSRFPTWMWRNTDVRAFAHWLHLYNHTLATERRVEFRGLDVYSLRNSIHEVLSYLDRVDPQLAHEARRRYGCLTPWQDDPALYGHFVERAGLMPCEQPVIEQLDAMLAEQLAGLIQNDEAFFNAAQNARVVQAAEQYYRAIYRGSTASWNLRDRHMFDTLRALLEHRGPQAKAVVWAHNSHIGNAAATEMGWKGQFNIGQLCRSAYGRDAVLIGMSTDRGQVAAADDWDGDMLIKDIRPSRPDSWEHQFLKAGVPASLTDWRDPTRKALRRVLSKPLLERAIGVIYRPETERGSHYFEATLAEQFDAMIWIEQTQPVTALALPKSQRLEPEDETYPFGV comes from the coding sequence ATGAACACACCCTCCCAAGACATGCTGGATAACCTGTATGGCTCACCTCGGCACATTGACCAGGCTGCCATCGCACCGCTTCTGCGCCAATACGCTGAGCCTCTGCCGGCGCTGGACTCATCCGCCTTTGGTGAAATGTTCGATCGCTATGCGGATGCGCGCGTGGTGATGATTGGTGAGGCCAGTCATGGCACCAGTGATTTTTATCGAACCCGGGCAGCGATCACCCAAAGGCTGATTGAGCAACACGGGTTCAACATTGTGGCCGTTGAAGCCGACTGGCCGGACGCCGGCCATGTCGACCAGTATGTCCGGGGGTTGGCACACTCGGCGTGGAAACGTCACATCTTCAGCCGATTCCCGACCTGGATGTGGCGCAACACCGACGTGAGAGCATTCGCCCACTGGCTGCATCTCTACAACCACACCCTCGCCACTGAACGTCGCGTCGAGTTCCGCGGGCTGGACGTCTACAGCTTGCGCAACTCCATCCATGAGGTGCTGAGTTATCTGGACCGGGTCGACCCACAGCTGGCCCACGAGGCCCGGCGGCGCTATGGCTGTCTGACCCCTTGGCAGGATGATCCCGCGTTGTATGGTCACTTCGTCGAACGTGCCGGCTTGATGCCTTGTGAGCAACCGGTGATTGAACAGCTCGACGCCATGCTGGCCGAACAACTGGCCGGGCTTATCCAGAACGACGAGGCCTTCTTCAATGCGGCGCAAAACGCTCGGGTGGTGCAGGCGGCGGAACAGTATTACCGTGCGATTTATCGAGGGTCGACCGCCTCGTGGAACCTGCGTGACCGGCACATGTTCGACACACTTCGGGCACTGCTTGAGCACCGGGGTCCACAAGCCAAAGCCGTGGTCTGGGCGCACAATTCTCATATCGGCAACGCGGCTGCGACGGAAATGGGCTGGAAGGGTCAGTTCAACATCGGTCAGCTGTGCCGCAGTGCTTATGGGCGCGATGCCGTACTGATCGGCATGAGCACCGACCGTGGCCAGGTGGCCGCAGCCGATGACTGGGACGGCGACATGCTCATCAAGGACATCCGGCCCTCTCGCCCGGACAGTTGGGAGCACCAGTTTCTCAAGGCGGGTGTGCCGGCGTCATTGACCGACTGGCGAGACCCAACGCGCAAAGCGCTGCGCCGTGTGCTGTCCAAACCGTTGCTGGAACGGGCCATCGGGGTGATTTACCGCCCTGAAACCGAGCGTGGCAGTCACTACTTCGAAGCGACGCTGGCCGAACAGTTCGACGCCATGATCTGGATTGAACAGACCCAACCCGTGACAGCACTGGCGCTACCGAAAAGCCAGAGACTCGAACCGGAAGACGAAACCTATCCGTTTGGCGTGTGA
- a CDS encoding GNAT family N-acetyltransferase, with protein MLTVKDHNDRASEAYSKVTGKYWIEALKDGRHVLIRQLTEKDREREYRFIKHLCPESRHMRFLMQSNEPGNKQCLAYIALVHENGQLIEIGVSRYVATGEYKCECTVTVADQWKRLGLGTLLLEHLITAARKNGFHQMYALDASSNAPMRDLARSLGFETRDDPYDTRQVIHCLYL; from the coding sequence ATGCTCACTGTCAAAGACCATAATGATCGGGCCTCTGAAGCCTATTCCAAAGTCACTGGGAAATACTGGATCGAAGCGCTCAAGGATGGTCGTCACGTGTTGATCCGGCAACTGACGGAAAAAGACCGCGAGCGAGAGTACCGCTTCATCAAACATCTGTGCCCTGAGTCCCGGCACATGCGCTTTCTCATGCAGAGCAACGAACCCGGCAACAAGCAGTGCCTGGCATACATCGCACTGGTCCACGAAAATGGCCAATTGATCGAGATCGGCGTCAGCCGGTATGTCGCCACGGGCGAATACAAGTGTGAATGTACGGTGACAGTCGCCGATCAATGGAAGCGTCTGGGTTTGGGTACGCTATTGCTGGAACATTTGATCACGGCCGCGCGCAAGAACGGTTTTCACCAGATGTATGCGCTCGACGCCTCCAGCAATGCCCCGATGCGCGACCTGGCCAGATCACTGGGCTTCGAGACGCGCGACGATCCCTACGATACCCGTCAGGTGATTCACTGCCTGTACCTGTAA
- a CDS encoding universal stress protein, with translation MAHYQRLLLIANPNLKEAPALLRAIALARASGAMLDVRAFIEPAAMAHVWEENRDEEGDQRYQRHYLHWRDQTLQGLNAQGLDVNVQVVFTCEPLLDIVKCVEELKPDLVIKDVTVDPVLGRVFVTPLDYHLLRGCPVALHLVNQVHDELPHQIVAAVDLFDTVTQIRDVNDAIIQAAHTLAVQCDASLHLLYAYDLSPAFNGDTPLITGCWNVAFMDELRASLHQAFNTLAERYGIAPERRHFFMGLPMPVISAFVDDYQADVVVMGTLHRVGTNRFIGSTMERALYSLQGSILAVRQSDSFVEEKM, from the coding sequence ATGGCCCACTATCAACGCTTGCTGCTGATCGCCAACCCAAACCTCAAAGAGGCCCCAGCCTTGCTGCGTGCCATCGCCCTGGCCAGGGCCAGTGGAGCCATGCTGGATGTACGAGCCTTTATCGAACCGGCGGCCATGGCGCATGTGTGGGAAGAGAACAGAGACGAGGAGGGGGACCAGCGATATCAGCGCCATTATCTCCACTGGAGGGACCAGACACTTCAGGGGCTCAATGCACAGGGATTGGACGTGAACGTGCAAGTTGTCTTCACCTGCGAACCACTGCTCGACATCGTGAAGTGTGTAGAAGAGCTCAAGCCCGACCTGGTCATCAAGGATGTCACGGTGGACCCGGTACTTGGACGGGTGTTCGTCACACCTCTGGATTACCATTTGCTGCGCGGGTGTCCCGTTGCGTTGCACCTGGTCAACCAGGTCCATGATGAGTTGCCTCATCAGATCGTCGCCGCTGTGGACCTGTTTGATACGGTCACACAAATCCGTGATGTGAACGATGCCATTATTCAGGCAGCTCATACGCTGGCCGTGCAATGCGACGCATCGCTGCACCTGCTTTACGCCTATGACTTATCGCCTGCATTCAATGGCGATACGCCGCTGATCACCGGCTGCTGGAATGTGGCCTTCATGGATGAGTTGCGAGCGTCCCTTCATCAGGCCTTCAACACCCTGGCTGAGCGCTATGGCATTGCTCCAGAGCGCCGGCATTTTTTCATGGGGCTGCCGATGCCGGTGATCAGTGCATTTGTCGATGATTACCAGGCTGACGTCGTGGTGATGGGCACCTTGCATCGGGTGGGTACTAATCGATTCATCGGCAGCACTATGGAGCGCGCGCTGTATTCGTTGCAGGGCAGCATTCTGGCGGTCAGACAATCAGACTCGTTCGTGGAAGAGAAGATGTGA